Part of the Vibrio sp. SCSIO 43137 genome, TTCAATTATTAGCGAGTAAAATCCCCCTCTTGGTGAATCTCCGGTATACGTATTACTGAGTGAGGTTCACTGAGCAAATTATTCAATTTACCAAAACTAACATGTGTTGCTTGGTACGCAACACCACTGTAAGGAACTAACATGCCTGTAATTACTCTTCCTGACGGTAGTCAACGTCAATTTGATAACCCTGTTTCAACTATGGATGTTGCTGCATCTATCGGCCCTGGTCTTGCTAAAGCAACCATTGCCGGCCGTGTTGATGGCAACCGTGTTGATGCCTGTGACCTGATTGAAAACGATGCAAGTCTGGAGATCATCACTACTAAAGATGAAGATGGACTGGAAATTGTTCGTCACTCCTGTGCTCACCTGCTTGGTCATGCAATTAAACAGCTGTTCCCTGAAACGAAAATGGCTATCGGTCCAACCATTGATAGCGGTTTTTATTACGATATCGATCTTGAGCGCTCTCTGACTCAAGAAGATCTTGATGCGCTGGAAAAGCGTATGAAAGAGCTGGCGAAAACCAAGTATCAGGTTATCAAAAAGAACGTTAGCTGGCAGGAAGCGCGCGATACTTTTGAAGCGCGTGGCGAGAGCTACAAAATGGAAATTCTGGATGAAAACGTCTCTAAAGATGACCGTCCGGGACTTTACCACCATGAAGAATATATCGATATGTGTCGTGGTCCTCACGTACCACATATGGGATTCTGTCAGCACTTTACTCTGCTGAATGTTGCCGGCGCATACTGGCGTGGTAACAGCGATAACAAAATGCTTCAGCGTATCTACGGTACGGCTTTTCATGATAAGAAAGCACTGAAAGCGCATCTGACTCGTCTGGAAGAAGCCGCTAAGCGTGACCACCGTAAAATCGGTAAACAACTTGACCTGTTCCATATGCAGCAGGAAGCACCGGGTATGGTGTTCTGGCATCATAACGGCTGGTCAATCTTCCGCGATCTGGAAGTGTTTGTCCGCGCCAAGCTGGATGAGTACGGCTATCAGGAAGTAAAAGGTCCTCTGATGATGGACCGTGTACTGTGGGAGCGCTCTGGTCACTGGGACAAGTATGCAGATGCCATGTTTACAACCAGCTCAGAGAACCGTGAGTACGCAATCAAACCAATGAACTGTCCGGGACATGTTCAGATCTTTAACCAGGGCCTGAAATCTTACCGTGACCTGCCTCTGCGTATGGCTGAGTTCGGTTCATGTCACCGTAACGAGCCATCTGGTGCTCTACACGGTCTGATGCGTGTACGCGGATTCACTCAGGATGATGCTCACGTATTCTGTACGGAAGACCAGATTCAGTCTGAAGTGACTGAATGTATCAAGATGGTTTATGACGTATACAAGACATTCGGCTTTGAAGAGATTGAAGTTAAGCTTTCTACCCGTCCTGAAAAGCGTGTAGGTAGTGATGAAATTTGGGACCGTTCAGAAGAAGCACTGAAAGAGTCGCTGGAAAATCTGGATATCAAATATGAGATTCAGGAAGGCGAGGGTGCATTCTACGGACCTAAAATCGAGTTTACCCTGCATGACTGTCTGGATCGCGCATGGCAATGTGGTACGGTTCAGCTAGACTTCAACTTGCCGGGTCGTTTAGGTGCAACTTATGTTGGTGAAAATAACGAGAGATTAATTCCTGTTATGATTCACCGTGCTATTTTAGGCTCGTTAGAGCGCTTTATCGGTATTCTTATTGAAGAATATGCAGGTTTCTTCCCGACCTGGCTTGCTCCTGAGCAGGCAGTGATTATGAATATCACTGACAAACAGGCTGAATACGTTAAAGAAGTAGCAAATAAATTGCAAAAATCAGGATTTAGAGTCAAACCAGACTTGAGAAATGAGAAGATAGGCTTTAAAATCCGCGAACATACTTTAAAACGTGTGCCGTATATGCTCGTTTGTGGTGACCAGGAGATGGAAGCCGGCGAAATCGCAGTACGTACTCGTAAGGGCAAGGACCTGGGTAAGTTTAAGGTTGAAGACTTTATTAGTCACCTTGAACAAGAGGTTTCAAGCCGTAAGCTTAATCTGGAGGAATAAACTATTAAAGGCGGAAGACGTGGCCAACAACCGGCCAAACAAAACCAGCACCGTTTAAACGGTGAAATTCGTGGCGTTCGTGAAGTTCGTTTAACTGGCGCAGATGGTGAATCAGTAGGTGTCGTAAAGATTGCTGAAGCATTAGAAGCTGCCGCAGAAGCTGGTATGGATCTTGTTGAGATCAGCCCTAACGCCGAGCCACCAGTTTGTCGTGTGATGGACTATGGCAAGTTCCTCTTCGAAAAGAGCAAAGCTGCTAAAGAGCAGAAGAAGAAGCAAAAGCAGGTTCAGATTAAGGAAGTTAAATTCCGTCCTGGAACTGATATTGGAGACTATCAGGTAAAACTACGCAACCTGACCCGTTTCCTTGAAGACGGCAACAAAGTGAAGGTAACAATTCGCTTCCGTGGCCGCGAAATGGCACACCAAGAGATTGGCGTTGATGTTCTGAATCGTCTGAAAGAGGACACTGTTGATTTAGCAGTAGTAGAATCTTTCCCGACCAGAATTGAAGGTCGTCAAATGATCATGGTGCTAGCCCCTAAGAAGAAGTAACTAACGGCTTGCAAGTAATACAGCCCTGTAGCTGTTAAGGCTACGGGGTTTTATTCGCCCTGGTTACTATGTTTATTAACAACTAACAATGCGGAGTTCTTCATCATGCCTAAGATGAAAACCAACAGAGGTGCTGCTAAGCGTTTCAAGAAAACAGCTGGTGGTATTAAGTACAAGCACGCTACAAAACGTCACATCCTGACCAAGCGTACTACTAAGAACAAGCGTCAGCTTCGTCCAAATGCAATCCTTCCTAAGTGTGAAGTAGCTGCAGTTGTTCGTATGCTTCCATACGCATAATTCTTTTTAGTTTATTAATCGTTTAGTTTAGGAGAGACAACATGCCTCGCGTAAAACGTGGTGTACAAGCTCGTGCATCTCACAAGAAAGTTCTAAAGCAAGCTAAAGGTTACTACGGTGCACGTTCACGTGTATATCGTGTAGCTTTTCAGGCAGTTACTAAAGCTGGTCAATATGCATACCGTGACCGTCGCGCTAAGAAGCGTCAGTTCCGTCAACTATGGATCGCTCGTATTAACGCTGCTTCTCGTCAGAATGGTCTATCTTACAGCCGTTTCATCAACGGTCTTAAGAAAGCTTCTATCGAGATCGATCGTAAGATCCTTGCTGATATCGCTGTATTCGACAAAGCTGCTTTCGCAGTACTTGTTGAAAAAGCGAAAGCTGCTCTTTAATCAGAGCTGCTGTAAAGGCTTTTAAAAAGAGACCTTAGGGTCTCTTTTTTTATAGCTGAACAAAAGTCTTCTGACTGGCTGGGCTAAACTTAATGTCAGCGAAAAGTGTTACCTATGGAGTGAGTGTGAAAAATCCCACAGCAAAGGGTGAAGAGTCGCAGGTGGAGTCGCCCTGTATCAGGCACTGCTGTCTGGATGAGCAGGACATTTGTGTCGGTTGTTTCAGAAGCCTTGATGAGATTATTAACTGGTCTGCCAGCAACAATAGTCAGCGACAGCAGATACTGGAGAGATGCTTAACACGACAACAAAAAACATAAGCATGTTCTCACGGAAGTAGGATATGGAGAGTTTATGATTAGCTGCAATCTTTATGATTATATTGAAATAGCCTGTATGCACAGATATCCGCTGAAAATCACTATGCAAAGTTCTGATGTTATTGAAGGCGTGGCACTGGATACTTCGCTGGACAGCGAGCGCAATGAGTGCATTAAGATTCAGCAGGAGGATAAGATCAGACTGGTTGTT contains:
- a CDS encoding DUF1289 domain-containing protein — encoded protein: MKNPTAKGEESQVESPCIRHCCLDEQDICVGCFRSLDEIINWSASNNSQRQQILERCLTRQQKT
- the rplT gene encoding 50S ribosomal protein L20; translated protein: MPRVKRGVQARASHKKVLKQAKGYYGARSRVYRVAFQAVTKAGQYAYRDRRAKKRQFRQLWIARINAASRQNGLSYSRFINGLKKASIEIDRKILADIAVFDKAAFAVLVEKAKAAL
- a CDS encoding Rho-binding antiterminator: MISCNLYDYIEIACMHRYPLKITMQSSDVIEGVALDTSLDSERNECIKIQQEDKIRLVVLQQITEMEVLKHNPHFSHVRFS
- the rpmI gene encoding 50S ribosomal protein L35 gives rise to the protein MPKMKTNRGAAKRFKKTAGGIKYKHATKRHILTKRTTKNKRQLRPNAILPKCEVAAVVRMLPYA
- the infC gene encoding translation initiation factor IF-3, whose translation is MKGGRRGQQPAKQNQHRLNGEIRGVREVRLTGADGESVGVVKIAEALEAAAEAGMDLVEISPNAEPPVCRVMDYGKFLFEKSKAAKEQKKKQKQVQIKEVKFRPGTDIGDYQVKLRNLTRFLEDGNKVKVTIRFRGREMAHQEIGVDVLNRLKEDTVDLAVVESFPTRIEGRQMIMVLAPKKK
- the thrS gene encoding threonine--tRNA ligase, producing the protein MPVITLPDGSQRQFDNPVSTMDVAASIGPGLAKATIAGRVDGNRVDACDLIENDASLEIITTKDEDGLEIVRHSCAHLLGHAIKQLFPETKMAIGPTIDSGFYYDIDLERSLTQEDLDALEKRMKELAKTKYQVIKKNVSWQEARDTFEARGESYKMEILDENVSKDDRPGLYHHEEYIDMCRGPHVPHMGFCQHFTLLNVAGAYWRGNSDNKMLQRIYGTAFHDKKALKAHLTRLEEAAKRDHRKIGKQLDLFHMQQEAPGMVFWHHNGWSIFRDLEVFVRAKLDEYGYQEVKGPLMMDRVLWERSGHWDKYADAMFTTSSENREYAIKPMNCPGHVQIFNQGLKSYRDLPLRMAEFGSCHRNEPSGALHGLMRVRGFTQDDAHVFCTEDQIQSEVTECIKMVYDVYKTFGFEEIEVKLSTRPEKRVGSDEIWDRSEEALKESLENLDIKYEIQEGEGAFYGPKIEFTLHDCLDRAWQCGTVQLDFNLPGRLGATYVGENNERLIPVMIHRAILGSLERFIGILIEEYAGFFPTWLAPEQAVIMNITDKQAEYVKEVANKLQKSGFRVKPDLRNEKIGFKIREHTLKRVPYMLVCGDQEMEAGEIAVRTRKGKDLGKFKVEDFISHLEQEVSSRKLNLEE